Below is a genomic region from Alosa sapidissima isolate fAloSap1 chromosome 19, fAloSap1.pri, whole genome shotgun sequence.
gagaccggggctggttggaacaggggcaggttgaaacactgttaatatccaggctactagagggagctgcaacaaaattccaacactaaactgacggccttattgagtagagtaaactcacgtatgtaactggtctccaggtcattaaccctttaggtgagaacaactttttgattttgtagtgtcaaaacttagaatatgcacctcccactaaatacatcctagaagggtaatagttagggatataaaaaaaatattcattataattgattgctaggggactcatctataatttaaaatgaagtttaaaAAACTGAGGTGACTGATATTAGCAGGCTAACagcatttgtgcaaaaaagtttgacctaatgtgggcggggcaggttggcacactgattttggggttggttggcacatacattccctatggctattttgtgacaaatctataaactttgtattttacacataaaaacatcatcaatctttattttaacattgttattgtaattaCTGAACGTAGTTTTACATTTAGAAGCATTTCAGacctttttaaacatttgaagtaaaaaaaaatcggtaGGGACCAAATTGGTCTTGACGGTGAGCCCTACTGAAGAAAAACTCACAGAAAAGTAGTGTAGTGATATAGTAGTGATCTAGatgagcacttcaaacaaaagcaaaaggagtactgcaaaggactataacataggtgttccaaccaaccccgactacatgtgccaaccaaccccgtgcatggggcaggttggcacacgTGCACAACACCACTTTAATCATATATAACTCAAAACATGGGATCATTTGTTGACattgaatgtatacattttgtagCTGAGATCCCAAGCTTTCAGTTAATCACAATTTGACCATTTAAACGCATTGTAAGACGGAGAAATATAGCCGAGAgtgaaaagtgttccaaccagccccggtctcccctacatgcaaaaacacactggctctatttaaagagtcaacaaccatttccattgattcaaagggccaaaatgtaaaaatagacaccaattttgcaacaaaccagtctgaaataagccAAAGAAATTCaatctttgaaaataaaagaatgttcctcaacaatgcaagattctaaaattccatgttaagttagatggggtcagatattctttagaatgtgtattctacaacattctaattacagttttgtcagtttgctgaagaataatgcataaaacaaccctcattttaacatatttccaccaactggattttcatggtcttttactatggtgtttagatcaccaattgaaatataaaaatgtgaaaataaattctgttgcaattagttttgggtcagaccttgCCTGGACTATTAGCTCCGTTGTGGTATTTATATAAATTAGCTATAtgtaattacattatgccctgtttgcccatgttaacaaacaatttcaaaaaacttgtaatacattttttgtttgtcttaatgtaagtaatcaattCAGTCAATTTCAaggtgatatgtgaaggttaaATTTATTCCCCTATTTGCGTGAATAGGCccatgaatagggtatatttagatatttttctaaactttcccctattgggattcttcgaggcttttttcccttggacatattgaggatacaaaatcagttaagtttgcttctgttgcaatttgttttttcataaaatgactggactaccGTCCCGCCAGCGGGACACTGACAATTATGTGGTAGAATCCTGGGATATACCCGCTTGACAATGGGAGAgatggaactaacgactggcctttggccatagcaaccatccatttcgCACTCTAATGGCGATCGATTTGTTACTTTGTCAGAAGAAGCAACCCAGCCGCCCTCAGACAATTTTAAGTGTTAGCTAGTTATAATATTAAAAGTAGACCTAGTGATTGCTAGCCTACTGGTCCTCTTCGAGATTTGAGTCGTTCTGTGTCACTGCTCATGAcatcaatattttatttatcagGTGACAGAGGAACCCCGGCCAGGTTGTCTCAGATAGGGAAGATTCATGGCTAGCCTACAGGTAAATTTGACATGGTGTTTTGACTAAATGTTTTACTGTTTGACTGCTTACAGTAAGTAATGCATACAAAGGGTGTGCAACATGCACTAGTTtatttcctttttgtgtgtgtgtgtgtgtgggggggggtgggtggggggggggtagtgccCCCACCAAAGCTTCTGACCAAACTTAGGCTACGCCCTTGTGAACTGGATTACTTTCACTTCCGTCTTTAAAAAGGGCTTTaacaagtaggctaggctatctttTGTAGTATCACCAGAGACTTGACTTTGGTATCGCACCACAGAGACGACACGACCTGCAGAGGAGTGACTGCTAGATTGGTAAGTGGCATAGTGTGATTATTGGAAGGTGCCCGGAATCAATGTAGCAAACTCAAATCTGTCCTAGAGTTAGAATTATTCAGTTAGACCAATTTATAACATTAGGCCTATCTAAAAATGACACGAAGACAGCTGATTTCTGTTTCTGATCTTTATTGGCAGAATCAAAGGCAAAAATGTTAGGCATGTGTAGGCTACTTATAATTGATTTTCTTTCTCAGATatgcttaagtgtgtgtgatttgttggtggtggagctggagctgaACATTGCATTATATCCTACTCAAACTGAAGGCAAAGTGTAAAAACAAGGAAAACTTGTTATAAGGAAGTCATGTTTAGTTTGTCCCAACCCTCCTGCGTCTCTTTCACAATAACGTTCACTTCCTTTCACTGAAACGGGTTTGGTGATATACTAGGCTATCATTTGCAACTAACAGGAATTTTACTCGGGTACGTACATGTATACCTGCCACTATTGGTTTGGAATTGTAAGGCCATTCACGTATAATGATTAGGCTAATTGTGGAAATAGCACTTCAAAACTTGAAACTATTATGTTATTCTTCTGGGACAGTTGGTGAATTCATCTCACTATGGCCAGTCCTGAAAGCCATGTGTGGGTGGGCTCCATAGAGGGCCTTCCAGTGGTAAGCTCTGTAAAAGAGGCTGTGGAGTGGGTCCTGGCTGTGGCTGCAGATGACTCCGCTCTGGCCGAAGAGAAACTGAAGGTCATCACTGCAAGGCTCGGAGAGGTGGACAAGCTGAAAGAGAACAGGTCTCCTCGGAGTTCGTCAGGATATTTCTCTCGGAGCACATCTGCCAGCTCATCACAGAGTGTGTCAGGATATTCCTCTGAGAGCACATCTGGCAGCTCCTCACCGATTGGGAAGAAATCAGCCAGCCTGCCTACAAATGTGGAACGTACGTTTTCCTCTACTGACCAATGTGATAAGTGTTGTAGtgagttgtagcctactttgtaTCTGCATTTACTGTTAGTTCTGTTCTGCTGATCAGTGTCAgctgaactatttatttgtgtttattgTTATAGTAGATATAGCCTATAGACATGTCTGATTGTCTGCTGTTTACGTTATTTCAGGTTATCCGGAAATTAACCTGATGGCCCACATAATAGAAGTAATGGGCCACAAGaagaaagggaaacaaggatctgAATCAGTACAAGACAAGGCTCGCATACAGAAAGTGCAAAGAGTTCGAGATGAGACACTAGCGAAAATCCATCGCATTGACCAAAATTTTAGGTTTGCAGAGCCTCTTGATGATCATGGTAAAAGGTCCAGAAGGGGTGAGCATGTCATCAATAATGATGTAATTCGAATTTACAGTAAAGTTGTTGATGGTTTGGGGGAGCGCTTCCAACTAATTACACTAAATATGGACCGCCCCCTTGATACAGAAACAGAAGCTGACATTATGAATGTGTTAGTGGCACATTTTGATGAACACGAACTGTATATCAATGCTAATGCAGTGGTATATGGTGTATACAGTAGGGAATTGAAGACAGCTCTTACAGAATTCCTGACAGAGCCTACTCAGGGCAACAGGGATCATGTGAATTTCATTGTAAATCACATGAATGTGATAGAGGCTTATGTAGATCCGTTTGCTAAGATAAAATGGATTAGAAATCAGAATGAAAGAGGTGCAAAATATGAGACAGTCAGACATAATGTTGCAACCATGTTCGATCAGTGGGCTGTACATTTTGCCACTGTTAAAGGTACACTAGACGAACTGTTTGGCCGTACGGCTTAAGT
It encodes:
- the LOC121692965 gene encoding cyclin-dependent kinase 2-interacting protein isoform X1, which translates into the protein MASPESHVWVGSIEGLPVVSSVKEAVEWVLAVAADDSALAEEKLKVITARLGEVDKLKENRSPRSSSGYFSRSTSASSSQSVSGYSSESTSGSSSPIGKKSASLPTNVERYPEINLMAHIIEVMGHKKKGKQGSESVQDKARIQKVQRVRDETLAKIHRIDQNFRFAEPLDDHGKRSRRGEHVINNDVIRIYSKVVDGLGERFQLITLNMDRPLDTETEADIMNVLVAHFDEHELYINANAVVYGVYSRELKTALTEFLTEPTQGNRDHVNFIVNHMNVIEAYVDPFAKIKWIRNQNERGAKYETVRHNVATMFDQWAVHFATVKGTLDELFGRTA